One genomic segment of Amycolatopsis sp. WQ 127309 includes these proteins:
- a CDS encoding PPOX class F420-dependent oxidoreductase — MSSSQLTDEAAAWFGAPNFGFVATSEPDGQPQLSMVWVTVKDGEVLFSTTKERRKYHNLVRVPQATILVPKEHDPYHYCEVRGKVVVDEDPGGDLIQELSQAYTGGPFTADTPATQRVIVRISPAHVVFRA, encoded by the coding sequence ATGTCCAGTTCTCAGCTGACCGATGAGGCCGCGGCCTGGTTCGGCGCACCCAACTTCGGTTTCGTCGCGACCAGTGAGCCGGACGGACAGCCCCAGCTGTCGATGGTGTGGGTCACGGTGAAGGACGGCGAAGTCCTGTTCTCCACCACCAAGGAACGGCGCAAGTACCACAACCTGGTGCGCGTTCCGCAGGCGACGATTCTCGTGCCGAAGGAGCACGATCCGTACCACTACTGCGAAGTCCGCGGGAAGGTCGTCGTGGACGAAGATCCCGGCGGTGATCTCATCCAGGAGCTCTCCCAGGCCTACACCGGCGGCCCGTTCACCGCCGACACCCCGGCCACCCAGCGCGTGATCGTCAGGATTTCGCCCGCCCACGTGGTCTTCCGGGCGTGA
- a CDS encoding RimK family alpha-L-glutamate ligase: MSRADRDGEAGGRIAIVADRIGWEERELTTELERRGIRAPWMNDESLGLGVPPTGSLNADDLVLVRSRSYTRGGLLAAAFAAHGVPTINSAAAIRTSENKLLTRSVLHEHEIPVPEFRLVLSRKDFRSAVAELPLPLVIKPVFGGMGRRVFLIRDADTAQSLYDYIEDLGHAFEQACLVERYLGSRSIRCFVVGHEIVAAAEFESSGDGEWRSNAATGSTQRGLAHGVELRQIVDRVVDVLGPGIYGVDLFDQAGSLVVNEVNHAPAFRAIAETSEVDIVAVLGDYLQKSLS, encoded by the coding sequence GTGAGCCGTGCCGACCGGGACGGGGAAGCGGGCGGAAGGATCGCGATCGTCGCCGACCGGATCGGGTGGGAAGAGCGGGAGCTGACCACCGAGCTCGAAAGACGGGGAATCCGCGCACCGTGGATGAACGACGAATCGCTGGGGCTGGGCGTTCCCCCGACCGGATCCCTGAACGCGGACGACCTGGTGCTCGTCAGGAGCCGGAGCTACACCCGCGGCGGCCTGCTCGCCGCCGCCTTCGCCGCTCACGGCGTACCGACGATCAACAGCGCCGCCGCGATCCGCACGAGCGAGAACAAGCTGCTGACGCGCTCGGTCCTGCACGAGCACGAGATCCCGGTGCCGGAGTTCCGGCTCGTGTTGTCCCGCAAGGACTTCCGCTCGGCCGTGGCCGAGCTGCCGCTGCCGTTGGTGATCAAACCCGTCTTCGGCGGTATGGGCCGGCGGGTGTTCCTCATCCGGGACGCGGATACCGCGCAGTCGCTGTACGACTACATCGAAGATCTCGGGCACGCGTTCGAGCAGGCGTGCCTGGTCGAGCGTTACCTGGGCAGCCGCTCCATCCGGTGCTTCGTGGTCGGACACGAGATCGTCGCCGCGGCGGAGTTCGAGAGCAGCGGTGACGGTGAATGGCGGAGCAACGCCGCGACGGGCTCGACGCAGCGCGGTCTCGCCCACGGCGTGGAGCTGCGGCAGATCGTGGACCGGGTCGTCGACGTCCTCGGGCCCGGCATCTACGGCGTGGACCTGTTCGACCAGGCCGGTTCGCTGGTGGTCAACGAGGTGAACCACGCGCCGGCGTTCCGGGCGATCGCCGAGACGTCGGAGGTCGACATCGTGGCGGTGCTCGGCGACTACCTCCAGAAGAGCCTGTCGTGA
- a CDS encoding RidA family protein, with translation MTSSRTVVQPASHPDPAGNYSTAVRALSAGSALLFISGQVAKGPDGAPTAIGDAGKQTERIFDLLEEILEEAGGSVDDLAALTVYIVDMADFSAVTAVRNKRLGASPPTSSIIQVSGFAREEFLVEITATALLGGATS, from the coding sequence ATGACATCGTCTCGCACGGTCGTGCAGCCGGCCTCGCACCCGGACCCGGCAGGCAACTACTCGACGGCGGTCCGAGCGCTGTCCGCCGGATCAGCTCTGCTGTTCATCAGCGGCCAGGTCGCCAAAGGGCCGGACGGCGCGCCGACGGCGATCGGCGACGCCGGAAAGCAGACAGAGCGGATCTTCGACCTCCTCGAGGAAATCCTCGAGGAGGCCGGCGGCAGCGTCGACGACCTCGCGGCCCTGACGGTCTACATCGTGGACATGGCGGACTTCTCCGCCGTGACCGCCGTGCGCAACAAGCGGCTGGGCGCGAGCCCGCCCACCAGCTCGATCATCCAGGTCTCGGGATTCGCGCGCGAGGAGTTCCTGGTCGAAATCACGGCGACCGCTCTTCTGGGGGGTGCGACGTCGTGA
- a CDS encoding SDR family NAD(P)-dependent oxidoreductase, whose translation MDLDLAGKRVLVTGASRGIGLATVEAFLAEGAEVVAVSRKSTPELEATGATFVSADLLDAGAPRRVLDTVLAADPRLDVLVNNAGGGDVAEADLLDPIGGSGAVWSDVLALNLGAAVEMTRAALPALSRARGAIVNIGSSSARDPRGVPLSYAAAKAGLSAFSRGLAEKLGETGVRVNVVTPGATRTAILTSPDGYVGRLSASMGVDQETVLAAMPEQSGMVTGKLIEPAEIARAVLLLASPAMPSAVGSNWTVDGGILKTP comes from the coding sequence ATGGATCTGGATCTTGCGGGCAAGCGCGTCCTCGTGACGGGGGCGAGCAGGGGCATCGGACTGGCGACGGTCGAGGCGTTCCTCGCCGAAGGCGCCGAAGTCGTTGCTGTGTCGAGGAAGAGCACTCCCGAGCTCGAAGCCACCGGCGCGACCTTCGTGTCCGCCGACCTCCTCGACGCCGGCGCGCCGCGGCGGGTGCTCGACACCGTGCTCGCGGCCGACCCGCGCCTCGACGTGCTCGTCAACAACGCCGGCGGCGGCGATGTGGCCGAGGCCGATCTCCTCGACCCCATCGGCGGTTCCGGCGCGGTGTGGAGCGACGTCCTCGCGCTGAACCTCGGCGCCGCCGTGGAGATGACCCGGGCCGCGCTGCCGGCGCTGTCGCGGGCGCGAGGCGCGATCGTGAACATCGGTTCGAGCTCCGCGCGCGACCCGCGCGGGGTGCCGCTGTCCTACGCCGCGGCCAAGGCCGGGCTGAGCGCGTTCTCCCGTGGACTGGCGGAGAAGCTGGGAGAAACGGGCGTCCGGGTCAACGTCGTCACCCCCGGCGCCACCCGGACCGCGATCCTGACGAGCCCGGACGGCTACGTGGGACGGCTGTCGGCGAGCATGGGCGTCGACCAGGAGACGGTGCTCGCGGCGATGCCCGAGCAGTCGGGAATGGTGACCGGCAAGCTGATCGAGCCCGCCGAGATCGCCCGGGCGGTGCTCCTGCTGGCGTCGCCGGCGATGCCCAGCGCGGTGGGCTCCAACTGGACCGTCGACGGGGGCATCCTCAAGACCCCGTAA
- a CDS encoding type 1 glutamine amidotransferase gives MTVPRVLIIDNGSLSIGPLRRKFERLGLETDVVPVADAPVGLLGRHQALVLSGTKVPAHVGDYRHVVDLVRGSGVPTLGVCGGMHVLALANGAELERGKQRVGNFPVDLETGGGLLAGVKRTVSLFQRHTLYVDRAPAGFSVIGRSADCPVEVILSDDGRILATQAHLEFREDGFALIEAFARRLLVPAV, from the coding sequence GTGACAGTGCCGCGCGTACTGATCATCGACAACGGCAGTCTCTCCATCGGACCGCTGCGCCGGAAGTTCGAACGGCTCGGCCTGGAGACGGACGTCGTGCCGGTCGCCGACGCGCCGGTCGGGTTGCTCGGCCGGCACCAAGCCCTGGTGCTGAGCGGTACCAAGGTCCCGGCCCACGTCGGTGACTACCGGCACGTCGTCGATCTGGTCCGGGGATCGGGCGTGCCGACCCTCGGTGTGTGCGGCGGGATGCACGTTCTGGCCCTGGCGAACGGGGCCGAGCTCGAACGCGGCAAGCAGCGGGTCGGGAACTTCCCGGTCGACCTCGAAACCGGCGGCGGGCTCCTGGCCGGCGTCAAGCGGACCGTGTCCCTGTTCCAGCGGCACACCCTGTACGTGGACCGGGCGCCTGCGGGGTTCTCGGTGATCGGCCGCTCCGCGGACTGCCCGGTCGAGGTCATCCTGTCCGACGACGGACGGATCCTGGCGACGCAGGCCCACCTGGAGTTCCGCGAAGACGGCTTCGCGTTGATCGAAGCTTTCGCCCGGCGCCTCCTGGTGCCGGCCGTCTAG
- a CDS encoding Ig-like domain-containing protein, with product MIRIAGLGLVTLLLAACSGQNETGGTAQAVGAVGVAGTATVPGMPAATVAFEGGDQLSPKDPIVVRASGGTLQAVTVTNPQTGNAVKGALSPDKTTWTSADTLRYGATYQAVATAVNQAGAATEQRGEVHTLKPSGVATASLFQPASGDIGVGLVIGLKFDHDITDKATVEKSFKVTSSPAQGGGWYWVSKREVHFRPKEYWKAGSTVKLETTTFGMPIGGGVYGGQDVSAGYKVHDSWVAKADGKTHQMKAFHNGQLVKTAPISMGKTVDTPPRGPTPTFNGTHTVLSKVDHTIMDSCSYGVCEGDPGYYKAPENWDVRISNDGEYLHENLKTVGVQGSDNVSNGCLNMNTENAKWFFDNFNTGDVVEVTNSGGPQLSINNGHGDWAISWSAWQAGSALRG from the coding sequence GTGATCCGCATCGCCGGGCTCGGCCTGGTGACCCTGCTGTTGGCCGCGTGCAGTGGACAAAACGAGACCGGCGGGACCGCCCAGGCAGTCGGCGCGGTCGGAGTGGCCGGGACGGCCACGGTGCCCGGGATGCCGGCCGCGACGGTGGCGTTCGAGGGCGGCGACCAGCTGAGCCCGAAGGACCCGATCGTGGTCCGGGCCTCGGGTGGCACGTTGCAGGCGGTCACGGTCACCAACCCGCAGACCGGCAACGCCGTCAAGGGCGCCCTGTCGCCGGACAAGACGACCTGGACCAGCGCGGACACCCTGCGGTACGGGGCCACCTACCAAGCGGTCGCCACCGCGGTGAACCAGGCCGGTGCGGCGACCGAGCAACGCGGGGAAGTGCACACCCTCAAGCCGTCCGGGGTCGCCACCGCCTCGCTGTTCCAGCCGGCGTCGGGTGACATCGGCGTCGGCCTGGTCATCGGGCTGAAGTTCGACCACGACATCACCGACAAGGCCACGGTGGAGAAGTCCTTCAAGGTGACGTCCTCGCCCGCGCAGGGCGGCGGCTGGTACTGGGTGAGCAAGCGCGAGGTGCACTTCCGGCCGAAGGAGTACTGGAAGGCCGGCTCGACGGTGAAGCTCGAGACCACGACCTTCGGGATGCCGATCGGGGGCGGGGTGTACGGCGGCCAGGACGTCTCGGCCGGCTACAAGGTGCACGACTCCTGGGTCGCCAAGGCGGACGGCAAGACGCACCAGATGAAGGCGTTCCACAACGGGCAGCTGGTGAAGACCGCGCCGATCAGCATGGGCAAGACCGTCGACACCCCGCCGCGGGGCCCGACGCCGACGTTCAACGGCACCCACACGGTCCTGTCGAAGGTGGACCACACGATCATGGACTCCTGCAGCTACGGCGTGTGCGAAGGCGACCCCGGCTACTACAAGGCACCGGAGAACTGGGACGTCCGGATCTCCAACGACGGCGAGTACCTGCACGAGAACCTGAAGACGGTCGGCGTGCAGGGCAGCGACAACGTCTCCAACGGCTGCCTCAACATGAACACCGAGAACGCCAAGTGGTTCTTCGACAACTTCAACACCGGCGACGTCGTCGAGGTCACCAACTCGGGCGGCCCGCAGCTGTCGATCAACAACGGCCACGGCGACTGGGCGATCAGCTGGAGCGCCTGGCAGGCCGGCAGCGCCCTGCGCGGCTGA
- a CDS encoding transcriptional regulator: MPEVPERDAILAALAPVADGIAATLGSFCEVVVHDFRQPDSSVVAIAGSVTERSVGGSMSEIGMGLLARGDDAEDQLNYVTRTASGKLVKSSTMLVRDSGGAVFGALCVNLDVTALGQLRTLVGELADVGTTAEPPTTTFGDDVDAVVDAIVDEHQLRLSKPWAALSRDERLDLFRSLHARGVFAVRRAVPQVAARIGISRASAYNYLADIRAQGAP; this comes from the coding sequence ATGCCTGAGGTCCCCGAGCGGGACGCGATCCTCGCGGCACTCGCCCCGGTCGCCGACGGCATCGCCGCGACCCTCGGCTCGTTCTGCGAGGTCGTCGTGCACGACTTCCGGCAGCCGGACAGCTCGGTCGTCGCGATCGCCGGGTCGGTCACCGAACGCTCGGTGGGCGGGTCGATGAGCGAGATCGGCATGGGCCTGCTCGCCCGGGGTGACGACGCCGAGGACCAGCTGAACTACGTCACCCGCACCGCGTCCGGGAAACTGGTGAAGTCCTCGACGATGCTGGTGCGCGACAGCGGCGGTGCGGTGTTCGGCGCGCTCTGCGTGAACCTCGACGTCACCGCGCTGGGGCAGCTGCGGACCCTGGTCGGCGAACTGGCCGACGTCGGCACGACCGCGGAACCGCCGACGACCACCTTCGGCGACGACGTCGACGCCGTGGTCGACGCGATCGTCGACGAGCACCAGCTGCGCCTGAGCAAACCCTGGGCCGCGCTCAGCCGCGACGAGCGGCTGGACCTGTTCCGCAGCCTGCACGCCCGCGGCGTGTTCGCCGTGCGGCGGGCGGTGCCGCAGGTCGCGGCCCGGATCGGCATCTCCCGGGCCTCCGCCTACAACTACCTCGCCGACATCCGCGCCCAAGGAGCACCATGA
- a CDS encoding LysE family translocator — MELGLILGFAGACVVLNLVPGPGMMFMIAHGMAGGRRGGVAAALGMASGTVVHTVAAALGLSALLRAAPAALEIVKIIGAVFLLYLAVMTLVSARRSATPFALRTNARTTARRTYVSAVFTNLANPKVVLFYLAFVPQFLTPGGWAVSAQILTLGTVLIAIGLAMDSAVGIAAGTFSALLLRKPKFQRRIKEFSAVIFGGLAVRLLTENL, encoded by the coding sequence ATGGAGCTGGGACTGATTCTCGGTTTTGCCGGAGCATGCGTGGTGCTCAACCTGGTACCGGGACCGGGAATGATGTTCATGATCGCCCACGGAATGGCCGGCGGACGCCGTGGGGGCGTCGCCGCCGCGTTGGGTATGGCCAGCGGCACCGTCGTGCACACGGTCGCGGCCGCGCTGGGTTTGAGCGCGCTCCTGCGCGCCGCTCCTGCCGCCCTCGAAATCGTGAAGATCATCGGTGCGGTTTTCCTGCTGTACCTGGCGGTGATGACCTTGGTGTCGGCCAGGAGATCGGCGACACCTTTCGCGCTGCGCACGAACGCGCGGACCACCGCGCGCCGGACCTACGTGTCGGCGGTGTTCACGAACCTCGCGAACCCGAAGGTCGTCCTCTTCTACCTGGCCTTCGTGCCCCAATTCCTCACTCCCGGAGGCTGGGCCGTGTCCGCCCAGATCCTGACGCTGGGGACCGTCCTGATCGCCATCGGCCTCGCCATGGACAGTGCGGTCGGAATCGCGGCCGGCACGTTTTCCGCATTGCTGCTCCGGAAACCGAAGTTCCAACGCCGGATCAAAGAGTTTTCCGCTGTCATTTTCGGCGGCCTGGCAGTGCGCTTGCTCACGGAGAATTTGTGA
- a CDS encoding TetR/AcrR family transcriptional regulator, which produces MSADAGPRRLRADAERSTARILAAAEEVLAVDANATLERIADAAGLARATVHRRFSSRKVLLEALTGVLNDRYLRGLDQARVATAPPVAALYRLTELLFELKVGSRAIMELTADPATRMTPMSPEVTAGLELLFRRLREAGEITATDTAWCCALYLAVVHEAARLPTDSPALGTAAGEVGARADLTYRTVLAALGGDRPHVEF; this is translated from the coding sequence ATGAGTGCAGACGCGGGACCGCGGCGCTTGCGGGCGGACGCGGAGCGCAGCACGGCGCGGATCCTGGCGGCCGCGGAGGAAGTGCTCGCCGTCGACGCGAACGCCACGCTGGAGCGGATCGCCGACGCCGCGGGGCTCGCGCGCGCCACCGTCCACCGCCGGTTCTCGTCCCGCAAGGTGTTGCTGGAGGCGCTGACCGGCGTGCTCAACGACCGCTACCTGCGCGGCCTCGACCAGGCGCGAGTGGCGACGGCCCCGCCCGTCGCGGCGCTGTACCGGCTGACCGAGCTGCTCTTCGAGCTCAAGGTCGGCAGCCGGGCGATCATGGAACTCACCGCGGACCCGGCCACCCGGATGACACCCATGAGCCCCGAGGTCACGGCCGGGCTCGAGCTGCTGTTCAGGCGGTTGCGCGAAGCCGGCGAAATCACCGCCACCGACACCGCGTGGTGCTGCGCCCTCTACCTGGCCGTCGTCCACGAAGCAGCACGGCTGCCGACGGACTCCCCGGCGCTGGGCACCGCGGCGGGCGAGGTGGGCGCGCGGGCCGACCTGACCTACCGGACCGTGCTGGCCGCACTGGGTGGCGACCGGCCGCACGTCGAGTTCTAG
- a CDS encoding pyridoxal-phosphate dependent enzyme, which yields MTAPVTLDDIRDAAARLAGVAHRTPVVRSRTLDDLVGAEVLIKCENLQRIGAFKFRGAYNAVSRLTPEQLAKGVAAYSSGNHAQAVALAARELGSSAVILVPEDTPKSKVDATRGYGAEIVTYDRYTGDRVAIGQALAAERGLALIPPYEHPHVIAGQGTAALELLEEAGSLDTLVVPVGGGGLIAGSSTAAKALRPGIRVVGVEPAAGDDTKRSLAAGERVAIPVPHTIADGQAAEIPGELTFSINRNLVDEIALVTDDAIRDAMRFAFERLKLVLEPSGATGIAALLSGQITAPGRVGVILSGGNISPERFAELLGG from the coding sequence ATGACCGCGCCCGTGACCCTCGACGACATCCGCGACGCCGCCGCCCGGCTGGCCGGCGTCGCGCACCGGACTCCGGTGGTCCGCTCCCGCACCCTCGACGACCTCGTCGGCGCCGAGGTGCTGATCAAGTGCGAGAACCTGCAACGCATCGGGGCCTTCAAGTTCCGCGGCGCGTACAACGCCGTCTCGCGCCTCACGCCGGAGCAGCTGGCCAAGGGCGTGGCCGCCTACTCCTCGGGCAACCACGCCCAGGCCGTCGCGCTCGCCGCGCGGGAACTCGGGAGCAGCGCGGTGATCCTCGTCCCCGAGGACACCCCGAAGTCCAAAGTGGACGCGACCCGGGGCTACGGCGCCGAGATCGTCACCTACGACCGGTACACCGGCGACCGGGTCGCGATCGGGCAGGCGCTGGCCGCCGAGCGCGGGCTCGCGCTGATCCCGCCCTACGAGCACCCGCACGTCATCGCCGGTCAGGGGACCGCGGCGCTGGAACTGCTGGAGGAGGCCGGTTCGCTGGACACGCTGGTCGTCCCGGTCGGCGGCGGCGGCCTCATCGCGGGCAGTTCCACGGCCGCGAAGGCACTGCGGCCCGGCATCCGGGTCGTCGGCGTCGAACCGGCCGCGGGTGACGACACCAAGCGGTCGCTGGCGGCCGGCGAGCGTGTCGCGATCCCCGTGCCCCACACGATCGCCGACGGCCAGGCCGCCGAGATCCCCGGCGAGCTCACGTTCTCGATCAACCGGAACCTCGTCGACGAGATCGCGCTGGTCACCGACGACGCCATCCGGGACGCGATGCGGTTCGCCTTCGAGCGGCTGAAGCTCGTCCTCGAACCCAGCGGCGCGACCGGGATCGCCGCGTTGCTCAGCGGGCAGATCACCGCGCCGGGCCGGGTCGGCGTGATCCTCAGCGGCGGCAACATCAGCCCGGAGCGCTTCGCCGAGCTGCTCGGCGGCTGA
- the argC gene encoding N-acetyl-gamma-glutamyl-phosphate reductase, giving the protein MTRVGIIGASGLAGGELVRIIDQHPHLEPAFLGGSRNVGKPLVAVHPGLRSPAGAVIEAVSAPEIHRRCDVVLLATPAGVSAELVPALSGRGTTVIDLSGAFRLRSAAAHDRWYPGVHRDPKLVASVTYGVPELIADELTDADLISLPGCYATAITLALAPLVFGLKLAESTVLVDGKSGSSGGGLRLRRANLHPYRSGAITPYAPLGHRHAAEVRGFFAERAPDASVSLTMSAYGVAHVRGLLASCYVSGNWPMDARTLARAYLRYYKPHPFVRVRDHAETMIPMPDPQAVLGSNFCDVTALYDPEGDGRIVALAALDNLVKGAAGQAVQAVNQRFGHQPELGLTMQPVVPA; this is encoded by the coding sequence GTGACGCGCGTCGGGATCATCGGCGCCTCGGGTCTGGCGGGCGGGGAGCTGGTGCGCATCATCGACCAGCACCCGCACCTGGAGCCGGCGTTCCTCGGCGGTTCCCGGAACGTCGGCAAGCCGCTGGTGGCCGTCCACCCGGGGTTGCGGAGCCCGGCGGGCGCTGTCATCGAGGCGGTGTCGGCGCCCGAGATCCACCGGCGGTGCGACGTCGTGCTCCTCGCCACCCCGGCCGGCGTCTCGGCGGAACTCGTCCCCGCCTTGTCCGGCCGAGGCACCACGGTGATCGATCTGAGCGGGGCCTTCCGTCTTCGATCGGCGGCGGCCCACGACCGCTGGTACCCCGGCGTCCACCGTGATCCCAAGCTGGTGGCGAGCGTCACCTACGGCGTGCCCGAGCTGATCGCGGACGAGCTGACGGACGCGGACCTGATCTCCCTGCCCGGCTGCTACGCCACGGCCATCACGCTGGCGCTCGCTCCGCTGGTCTTCGGGCTGAAGCTGGCGGAGAGCACGGTGCTGGTGGACGGCAAGAGCGGATCCAGCGGCGGCGGCCTGCGCCTGCGGCGCGCCAACCTGCACCCCTACCGCAGCGGCGCGATCACCCCGTACGCCCCGCTCGGCCACCGGCACGCCGCCGAGGTCCGGGGATTCTTCGCCGAGCGGGCGCCCGACGCGTCCGTTTCCCTGACGATGTCGGCCTACGGCGTCGCGCACGTGCGTGGCCTGCTGGCCAGCTGCTACGTGTCCGGGAACTGGCCGATGGACGCCCGCACGCTGGCGCGCGCCTACCTGCGGTACTACAAGCCACACCCCTTCGTCCGCGTGCGGGACCACGCGGAGACGATGATCCCGATGCCGGACCCGCAGGCCGTGCTGGGGTCCAACTTCTGCGACGTCACGGCGCTGTACGACCCCGAAGGCGACGGCCGGATCGTCGCGCTGGCGGCCTTGGACAACCTCGTCAAGGGGGCGGCGGGGCAGGCCGTGCAAGCCGTCAACCAGCGGTTCGGGCACCAGCCGGAACTCGGGCTGACCATGCAGCCGGTGGTGCCGGCGTGA
- a CDS encoding RidA family protein, which translates to MSNEHPYPPAFRSGDLVSVSGRLGVTGTGELVPGGFDAECPQAFTNLDAALRSVGASRADVVKVVAYLTDIADRPGLNAVYEGFFAEPRPARTCVGVASLPYGAVVEVEALARVRDA; encoded by the coding sequence ATGAGCAACGAGCACCCCTACCCGCCGGCCTTCCGCAGCGGCGATCTGGTTTCCGTGTCCGGGCGGCTCGGTGTCACCGGGACCGGCGAGCTGGTGCCGGGAGGGTTCGACGCCGAGTGCCCGCAGGCCTTCACCAACCTCGACGCCGCGCTGCGGTCGGTGGGCGCGAGCCGGGCCGACGTCGTGAAGGTCGTGGCCTACCTGACCGACATCGCCGACCGGCCCGGCCTCAACGCCGTCTACGAGGGGTTCTTTGCCGAGCCTCGGCCCGCGCGCACCTGCGTCGGGGTGGCGTCGCTGCCCTACGGCGCGGTGGTCGAGGTCGAGGCGCTCGCCCGGGTGCGGGATGCCTGA
- a CDS encoding pyridoxal phosphate-dependent aminotransferase — protein MTEWTRERAIEVAVAAGHVPLDLSLGVPGEPPPTWCRAPESRAPAAYPASRGTLTLRVAAAGYLERRFGITVDADAVAASAGAKEFISTAPLFLRDVLAPTTRDTVLIPALGYPAYEVGARLAGLRAHRIPADEDFRMRLDRLPDAVAARALCVWVNSPANPSGVVEALGPIVRWACERGVLLLSDEAYAETTWSGTPRTALEHGPDGVLAVHSMSKRSNAPGLRVGFYAGDPAVVAGLVTRRRAAGFMASADAQAEAAALLDDDAHAEALRVVNERRLRDLVSAFAAHGLPCTVPEGGLFAWLPAPGADGAAFARYTAERAGLIVAAGQQYGRAGRGHVRIAATHDVAVVVPRLRLLRTDSRRSRREVAASGRAPDQGDAAGDRATGGG, from the coding sequence GTGACCGAGTGGACGCGGGAGCGTGCGATCGAGGTCGCGGTCGCCGCCGGTCACGTGCCGCTCGACCTATCGCTGGGGGTGCCGGGCGAACCACCGCCGACGTGGTGCCGCGCGCCGGAGTCGCGCGCGCCGGCTGCTTACCCGGCCAGCCGCGGCACCCTGACGCTGCGCGTCGCGGCCGCCGGCTACCTGGAGCGACGGTTCGGGATCACGGTCGACGCGGACGCGGTAGCGGCGTCGGCGGGGGCGAAGGAGTTCATCTCCACCGCGCCCTTGTTCCTGCGTGATGTGCTGGCCCCGACGACCCGTGACACCGTGCTCATTCCCGCGCTGGGCTACCCCGCCTACGAGGTGGGTGCCCGGCTCGCCGGCCTGCGCGCGCACCGCATCCCGGCGGACGAGGACTTCCGGATGCGCCTCGATCGGCTGCCGGACGCGGTCGCCGCGCGGGCGCTCTGCGTGTGGGTGAACAGCCCGGCCAACCCCAGCGGTGTCGTCGAGGCGCTGGGCCCGATCGTCCGGTGGGCCTGCGAACGCGGTGTGCTGCTGCTGTCCGACGAAGCGTACGCGGAGACCACGTGGTCCGGCACGCCGCGAACCGCGCTCGAACACGGCCCCGACGGTGTGCTCGCGGTGCACAGCATGTCCAAACGCTCCAACGCCCCCGGCCTGCGAGTGGGGTTCTACGCGGGCGACCCGGCCGTCGTCGCGGGCTTGGTGACCCGCCGACGTGCGGCCGGTTTCATGGCCTCGGCCGACGCGCAGGCCGAAGCAGCCGCGCTCCTCGACGACGACGCGCACGCAGAGGCGCTCCGCGTCGTGAACGAGCGCCGGTTACGAGACCTGGTGAGCGCTTTCGCGGCCCACGGCCTGCCCTGCACCGTGCCTGAAGGTGGCTTGTTCGCCTGGCTGCCCGCACCGGGCGCCGACGGAGCCGCTTTCGCTCGGTACACCGCTGAACGCGCCGGACTGATCGTGGCGGCCGGACAGCAGTACGGTCGTGCAGGGCGAGGCCACGTGAGAATCGCCGCGACTCACGACGTAGCCGTGGTAGTGCCTCGACTGCGGTTGCTGAGAACTGACAGCCGGAGATCACGGCGTGAAGTGGCAGCGTCCGGCCGGGCGCCGGATCAAGGAGACGCTGCGGGCGATCGTGCGACGGGCGGGGGATGA